One stretch of Methylococcus capsulatus DNA includes these proteins:
- a CDS encoding terminase large subunit domain-containing protein: MTSVTLYPYQQRWLKDRSRFKLGRFARQTGKTFTTTLEVVDDVLEATAAGKRSPWVILSRGERQAREAMEEGVFRHLESYMTSANALLNPKSVGKEEVEWYDADSGIKRKALQVVFTDRGKIVNKITALPANPDTARGFSANVFLDEFAFHQDSRKIWTALFPVISAGFKLRVTSTPNGKGNKFYDLSTAEDSAWSRHVVDIYQAVADGLPRDIEEMRAALNDEDAWAQEFELQWLDEASAWLSFELINSVEHDHAGIPEHYAGGPCFLGVDIAARNDLFVIWVLEAVGDVYWTREILARRRISFAEQDALLADAFNRYRVIRCCMDQTGMGEKPVEDAQRRFGTSRVEGVLFTGPNKLALATTGKEAFEDRRVRIPEGNQELRNDLHKLKKETSATGAPRFVADSDSAGHADRAWACFLALNAASSPVAPIDFQSIGGRRAVIDAGENELALTDRGFGTVSGLNDFEGY; encoded by the coding sequence ATGACATCAGTCACCCTCTACCCCTACCAGCAGCGCTGGCTGAAAGATCGTTCCCGGTTCAAGCTGGGCCGCTTCGCCAGGCAAACCGGCAAGACCTTCACTACCACGTTAGAAGTGGTCGATGATGTGTTAGAGGCGACCGCAGCCGGCAAACGTTCGCCGTGGGTCATATTGTCCCGCGGCGAACGCCAAGCGCGCGAGGCGATGGAGGAAGGCGTATTCCGTCACCTCGAATCCTACATGACGTCTGCCAATGCTCTCCTTAATCCGAAGAGCGTCGGCAAAGAAGAAGTCGAGTGGTACGACGCCGACTCGGGCATCAAACGCAAAGCGCTGCAAGTCGTGTTCACCGATCGCGGGAAGATCGTCAACAAGATCACCGCGCTGCCAGCCAACCCGGACACCGCACGCGGCTTCTCGGCCAACGTCTTTCTCGACGAGTTCGCCTTTCACCAGGATTCCCGCAAGATATGGACGGCGCTGTTTCCGGTTATCTCCGCCGGATTCAAGCTGCGCGTGACCAGCACGCCGAACGGCAAAGGCAACAAGTTCTACGACCTGTCGACCGCCGAGGACTCGGCCTGGTCGCGCCACGTGGTCGACATCTACCAGGCCGTCGCGGATGGCCTGCCCCGCGACATTGAGGAGATGCGGGCGGCGCTGAACGACGAGGACGCCTGGGCGCAGGAATTCGAGCTGCAATGGCTGGACGAAGCGTCCGCCTGGCTGTCATTCGAACTGATCAATTCGGTCGAGCACGACCACGCCGGCATCCCCGAGCACTATGCCGGCGGCCCTTGTTTTCTCGGCGTCGACATCGCGGCGCGCAACGACCTGTTCGTGATTTGGGTATTGGAGGCCGTAGGCGATGTGTATTGGACACGTGAGATTCTAGCCAGGCGACGTATTTCATTTGCTGAGCAGGACGCGCTGCTGGCTGATGCGTTCAATCGCTACCGGGTCATACGCTGCTGCATGGACCAGACGGGGATGGGCGAGAAGCCTGTCGAAGATGCACAGCGCCGCTTCGGCACCAGCCGCGTTGAGGGCGTTCTATTCACCGGCCCCAACAAACTGGCGCTGGCAACCACGGGGAAGGAGGCATTCGAAGACCGCCGGGTCCGGATCCCGGAAGGGAACCAGGAGCTCCGCAACGATCTGCACAAGCTGAAGAAGGAGACCTCCGCCACCGGCGCCCCGCGATTCGTCGCCGACTCGGACAGCGCCGGCCACGCCGATCGCGCCTGGGCTTGTTTCCTGGCACTCAATGCCGCCAGTTCGCCCGTCGCACCGATCGACTTCCAATCCATCGGCGGCCGTCGTGCCGTGATCGACGCCGGTGAAAACGAGCTGGCCCTCACCGACCGCGGCTTCGGCACCGTGTCCGGGCTGAACGACTTCGAGGGGTATTGA
- a CDS encoding DUF935 domain-containing protein — protein MGFWDYIARAAAPFDSAHGRPLPPFAELAETAGPEFDEIATTHDGRDVTRGYIHPDMILPSSDEILQAKGGDLKVYAEVLRDDQVQTSFGQRRSAVTSAEWDVEPGGTKRIDKQAADFIKAQLEHIGWDQRTDKMLYGVFYGWAVAECLWARDGAQIVLDAVKVRDRRRFAFDGDFRLRLLTGSNAQGELMPERKFWVFATGADHDDEPYGLGLGHWLYWPTFFKKNDIKFWLIFLEKFGMPTGKGTYQPGATDAEKRRLLSAVRAIQRDSGVIIPEGMQIELIEAARSGTADYTALYDRMNAAISKVVLGHTGSTDATPGRLGGESNAADVRRDLVKADADLICESANRSFIRWLVDWNYPGAAYPKVWRDVEEPEDLKARSERDKNVFDIGYKPTLKEVKETYGGEWEEVKPAPPPDNGSLPILDRGGAAPTTPPPDKGGLGGLAASVGAAPPRNNSADLAEADPAPDVVDQYVERLGREAEPLIEKGLLDPIRTALYQAIADGQTLAEFGESLPSLFAAMDARDFAEFMAQGMFAARMAGQFEVRQGE, from the coding sequence ATGGGATTCTGGGATTACATCGCTCGAGCTGCCGCACCATTCGACTCCGCTCACGGCAGGCCCTTGCCACCCTTCGCCGAGCTGGCGGAGACCGCCGGCCCGGAATTCGACGAGATAGCGACCACCCACGACGGTCGCGACGTCACCCGCGGCTACATCCACCCGGACATGATCCTGCCGTCCTCGGACGAAATCCTGCAGGCCAAGGGCGGGGACCTGAAGGTCTACGCAGAGGTGCTGCGCGACGACCAGGTGCAAACCTCGTTCGGCCAGCGCCGCAGCGCCGTGACCTCCGCCGAATGGGACGTGGAACCCGGCGGCACCAAGCGGATCGACAAGCAGGCTGCGGATTTCATCAAGGCCCAGCTCGAGCACATCGGCTGGGACCAGCGCACCGACAAGATGCTGTACGGGGTGTTCTACGGCTGGGCGGTGGCCGAGTGCCTGTGGGCGCGCGACGGCGCCCAGATCGTGCTGGATGCGGTGAAGGTGCGCGACCGGCGCCGGTTTGCCTTCGACGGGGATTTTCGCCTGCGGTTGCTGACCGGCAGCAACGCCCAGGGCGAGCTGATGCCCGAGCGCAAGTTCTGGGTGTTCGCCACCGGCGCCGACCACGACGACGAACCCTACGGCCTGGGACTGGGACACTGGCTGTATTGGCCAACCTTCTTCAAAAAGAACGACATCAAGTTCTGGCTGATCTTCCTGGAGAAGTTCGGTATGCCCACCGGCAAGGGAACCTATCAGCCCGGCGCCACCGATGCGGAAAAACGCAGGCTGCTGTCCGCGGTACGGGCGATCCAGCGCGACTCCGGGGTCATCATTCCCGAGGGCATGCAGATCGAGCTGATCGAAGCCGCCCGCTCCGGCACCGCCGATTACACCGCGCTGTACGACCGCATGAACGCCGCGATCAGCAAGGTGGTGCTGGGCCACACCGGCAGCACCGACGCCACGCCCGGCCGGCTGGGCGGTGAGAGCAATGCCGCCGACGTCCGCCGCGACCTGGTCAAAGCCGATGCGGATCTGATCTGCGAGTCGGCCAACCGGTCCTTCATTCGCTGGCTGGTCGACTGGAACTACCCCGGCGCGGCCTACCCGAAGGTCTGGCGCGACGTCGAAGAACCGGAAGACCTGAAGGCTCGCTCCGAACGCGACAAGAACGTGTTCGACATCGGCTACAAGCCGACCCTGAAAGAGGTCAAGGAGACCTACGGCGGGGAGTGGGAGGAAGTGAAGCCTGCGCCGCCGCCGGACAACGGCAGCTTGCCAATCCTTGATCGCGGCGGAGCCGCTCCCACAACACCCCCCCCTGATAAGGGGGGGCTGGGAGGGTTGGCAGCCTCTGTGGGAGCGGCTCCGCCGCGAAATAACAGCGCTGATCTGGCCGAAGCCGACCCGGCACCCGACGTGGTCGACCAATACGTCGAGCGCCTCGGACGAGAGGCCGAGCCGCTGATCGAAAAAGGGCTGCTCGATCCGATCCGCACGGCGCTCTACCAGGCGATTGCCGACGGCCAGACGCTGGCGGAATTCGGCGAGTCGCTACCGTCTCTATTCGCCGCGATGGACGCCCGCGACTTCGCGGAATTCATGGCGCAGGGGATGTTCGCGGCCCGAATGGCGGGGCAATTCGAAGTCCGCCAGGGGGAATGA
- a CDS encoding TraR/DksA family transcriptional regulator has protein sequence MDAADIAEDRIEQELELNRRAALDMMKPDMPQVVVAGEDGAPTIICYDCEAPIPQGRLDAYPTAIRCMDCQVEHERYLAAEARR, from the coding sequence ATGGACGCCGCTGACATTGCGGAAGATCGTATCGAGCAAGAGCTCGAGCTGAACCGGCGCGCTGCGCTGGACATGATGAAGCCGGACATGCCGCAGGTCGTGGTTGCCGGCGAAGACGGTGCGCCGACGATCATTTGCTATGACTGCGAGGCGCCGATTCCACAGGGTCGGCTCGATGCCTATCCGACGGCGATTCGCTGTATGGACTGCCAGGTTGAGCACGAGCGCTATTTGGCAGCGGAGGCGCGGCGATGA
- a CDS encoding phage minor head protein — protein MSGQYGSLPFDEAIRFFRGKDLVPTDRWADVWKEEHDVGFMVAGAAKADLLADLHGAVLKGVSKGTTLAEFRKDFDAIVARHGWTGWKGEATAAGRAWRTRLIYDTNLRTAYQAGRWAQVQAGKQWRPYLEYKHSDLSAHPRPLHVSWDGLVMAVDDPWVQTHWPPNGWGCKCRMFALAERDLRRMGKTGPDTPPDDGSYDWTDKVTGEVHRVPNGIDPGWDYAPGASRTDLMRKEIERKVAKLPAGIGRQLKEEVLSPRITSKDLDELIRLGNLKTDALIGKAGTASEDFRAALREVLQTEVGTQTAAAVTPYGSNGSKAKRLLEEASRQFPDSWTRKADAFGKLYGRYSEARALHMTLIGDYRGQMLDLKRQGFGVMPGDVNAGYIRCHDPFSAVHELAHRLQSAMPELDGLFQALHRRRTNGDPLRRLKDLKPDLAYGRDERAREDHYIDPYFGKEYDGRGALEVLTMAFETVLAPRDAVSFTRLLVRDRELFNLVIGVLFHYVP, from the coding sequence ATGTCCGGGCAATACGGTTCTCTCCCATTCGACGAGGCGATCCGGTTCTTCCGCGGGAAAGACCTGGTCCCGACCGACCGCTGGGCGGATGTCTGGAAGGAAGAGCACGACGTCGGCTTCATGGTGGCCGGCGCCGCCAAGGCCGATCTGCTGGCCGACCTGCATGGAGCTGTGCTCAAGGGGGTGTCCAAGGGTACGACGCTGGCGGAATTCCGGAAGGATTTCGATGCGATCGTGGCCCGCCATGGCTGGACGGGCTGGAAGGGTGAAGCGACAGCGGCCGGACGCGCGTGGCGCACCCGGCTGATCTACGACACCAACCTGCGCACCGCCTACCAGGCCGGACGCTGGGCGCAGGTGCAGGCGGGCAAGCAATGGCGGCCGTACCTCGAGTACAAGCACTCCGATCTATCCGCCCATCCGCGTCCGCTGCATGTGAGCTGGGACGGACTGGTCATGGCCGTCGACGACCCCTGGGTGCAAACCCATTGGCCGCCGAACGGCTGGGGCTGCAAGTGCCGGATGTTCGCGTTGGCCGAGCGGGATCTGCGACGGATGGGCAAGACCGGCCCGGATACGCCGCCGGACGATGGCAGCTACGACTGGACGGACAAGGTGACCGGCGAGGTGCACCGGGTGCCGAACGGCATCGATCCCGGCTGGGATTACGCGCCGGGCGCCTCGCGCACGGATCTGATGCGCAAGGAGATCGAGCGGAAGGTGGCGAAGCTGCCGGCGGGGATTGGGCGACAGTTGAAGGAAGAGGTGCTATCGCCCAGGATCACATCGAAGGATCTGGACGAATTGATCCGCCTCGGAAACCTGAAGACCGATGCGTTGATAGGCAAGGCGGGTACGGCATCCGAGGATTTCCGCGCCGCGCTCCGAGAAGTGCTGCAGACGGAGGTCGGAACCCAGACAGCTGCGGCCGTGACACCCTATGGGTCGAACGGGAGCAAAGCGAAACGCCTGCTGGAAGAGGCATCGCGCCAGTTTCCGGATAGTTGGACGCGTAAGGCCGATGCGTTCGGTAAGCTGTATGGGCGCTATTCCGAGGCCCGTGCCCTCCACATGACGCTGATAGGGGATTACCGAGGCCAGATGCTCGACCTGAAAAGACAGGGGTTCGGTGTGATGCCGGGAGACGTCAACGCTGGATATATCCGATGTCATGACCCATTCAGCGCGGTTCATGAACTGGCCCACCGTCTACAGTCGGCCATGCCGGAACTGGACGGTCTGTTTCAAGCGCTCCATCGTCGGCGCACCAACGGCGACCCGCTCCGACGGCTGAAGGACCTCAAACCCGATCTTGCCTACGGAAGAGACGAACGTGCCCGAGAGGATCACTATATTGATCCCTATTTCGGGAAGGAATACGATGGCCGTGGCGCTCTAGAAGTTTTGACCATGGCGTTTGAAACCGTGCTGGCGCCGCGCGACGCGGTTAGCTTTACTAGATTATTGGTTCGTGATCGAGAGTTGTTCAACTTGGTGATAGGGGTGCTCTTCCATTATGTTCCGTGA
- a CDS encoding ABC transporter substrate-binding protein, translating into MAAAQRPDLIRLTVFALGALLCPVAAGQRELRFFNWSDYLPPAVLENFTRETGIEVHYATYDSNEAMYAKVKLLKGGGYDLVVPSTYMIDRMRKQGLLRPLDRSQLPHFGNLDPHHLDLPEGE; encoded by the coding sequence ATGGCTGCTGCTCAAAGACCGGACCTGATCCGTCTGACCGTGTTCGCGCTCGGGGCACTCCTCTGCCCGGTCGCTGCCGGGCAACGGGAGCTGCGCTTCTTCAACTGGTCGGATTATCTACCCCCGGCGGTGCTGGAAAATTTCACCCGCGAAACCGGCATCGAGGTGCACTACGCCACCTACGACAGCAACGAGGCGATGTATGCCAAGGTCAAGCTGCTCAAAGGCGGCGGCTATGACCTGGTTGTGCCTTCCACCTACATGATCGACCGGATGCGCAAACAGGGCTTGCTGCGACCGCTGGATCGCTCGCAGCTGCCTCATTTCGGTAATCTCGATCCACATCACCTCGACCTGCCTGAAGGGGAGTGA
- a CDS encoding phage virion morphogenesis protein, whose translation MAGTFIRVDDENARTALAELARLIGNPEAALRDIGAYLERSHDERFAAGEAPDGSKWAPLSESYRAIKPQHQDKVLVLEGHLRNSLHYQIEDDGLLFGTDRIYGAVHQFGAAMGEFGRYYQLSRLKYDKNDFRRHAGSKKGHPIPWGDIPARPFVGLSDADREEIAAILEEHIQAAIG comes from the coding sequence ATGGCCGGCACGTTCATTCGGGTCGATGACGAAAACGCGAGGACGGCCCTGGCGGAATTGGCGCGCCTGATCGGCAATCCGGAAGCCGCGCTCCGTGACATCGGCGCTTATCTTGAGCGGTCCCACGATGAACGCTTCGCCGCGGGGGAAGCGCCGGATGGCTCGAAGTGGGCGCCGCTGTCAGAGTCCTACCGCGCTATCAAGCCACAACACCAGGACAAGGTGCTGGTGCTCGAAGGGCATCTGCGCAATTCCCTTCACTACCAGATCGAGGACGATGGCCTGCTGTTCGGCACCGACAGGATCTACGGGGCTGTTCATCAGTTCGGTGCGGCGATGGGCGAGTTCGGAAGGTACTACCAGCTGTCGCGTTTGAAGTACGACAAGAACGACTTCAGGCGCCATGCCGGCTCAAAGAAAGGACATCCGATTCCCTGGGGCGATATCCCAGCGAGGCCGTTTGTCGGCTTGTCCGATGCCGACCGGGAAGAGATCGCCGCGATTCTTGAGGAGCACATTCAGGCCGCGATCGGCTGA
- a CDS encoding GFA family protein: MTEYVIHRGGCHCRAVTFEVSAGRDLVVQECNCSISSMTGFLHLIVPASRFKLLSGDDRLVSYSFNTGVARHLFCGRCGIKSFYVPRSNPDGYSVNVRCLDPANIGRLTVELFDGRNWEAGATALAHLSQG, translated from the coding sequence ATGACCGAATACGTGATACATCGCGGCGGCTGCCATTGCCGGGCCGTCACCTTCGAAGTCAGCGCGGGGCGTGATCTCGTCGTGCAGGAATGCAACTGCTCCATTTCCAGCATGACGGGATTTTTGCACCTGATCGTTCCGGCCTCCCGATTCAAGCTCCTGAGTGGCGACGACCGGCTGGTGTCCTACAGCTTCAACACCGGCGTGGCCCGGCATTTGTTCTGCGGGCGCTGCGGCATCAAGTCGTTCTATGTCCCCCGCTCCAATCCGGACGGCTACAGCGTCAACGTGCGTTGCCTGGACCCTGCCAACATCGGCCGGCTGACGGTCGAGCTCTTCGATGGTCGCAATTGGGAGGCGGGTGCCACCGCGTTGGCGCATCTGTCACAGGGTTAA
- a CDS encoding LON peptidase substrate-binding domain-containing protein: protein MSHSFTTPFSSLPKILPIFPLPGAVVMPGCQLPLNIFEPRYLNMVFDVLGADRMIGMVQPDPSVTDEDMTPVCRTGTAGRITSFSETQDGRLVIVLTGVCRFDLGEELAVTRGYRRVMARWERFAVDYETDGARHEECHRLYSLLRAYFIRKSMEVDDLPLEKMPVTSLVNLMIGQLPFETAERQSLVEAVSVGERLEHLVRLLEFKLAEPQAQGSVRRH from the coding sequence ATGAGCCATTCCTTCACTACGCCGTTCTCCAGCCTTCCCAAGATCCTGCCGATCTTTCCGTTGCCCGGGGCAGTCGTGATGCCGGGCTGCCAGCTACCTCTGAACATCTTCGAACCCCGCTATCTCAACATGGTATTCGATGTCCTGGGAGCCGACCGGATGATCGGCATGGTGCAGCCCGACCCTTCCGTGACGGACGAGGACATGACGCCGGTGTGCCGGACGGGTACCGCCGGACGCATCACTTCCTTCAGCGAGACTCAGGACGGCCGCCTGGTCATCGTGCTTACCGGCGTATGCCGTTTCGATCTCGGTGAGGAGCTGGCAGTCACCCGTGGCTACCGCCGGGTGATGGCCCGTTGGGAGCGCTTCGCCGTCGATTATGAAACCGACGGTGCCAGGCACGAAGAATGTCACCGGCTTTACTCGCTACTCAGGGCCTACTTCATCCGCAAGTCGATGGAAGTCGACGATCTACCGTTGGAGAAAATGCCGGTGACGTCCCTGGTCAACCTCATGATCGGGCAGTTGCCTTTCGAAACGGCCGAGCGGCAGTCGCTGGTGGAGGCGGTTTCCGTCGGGGAACGGCTGGAGCATCTGGTGCGGCTGCTCGAATTCAAGCTTGCGGAACCGCAGGCCCAGGGTTCCGTGCGGCGCCACTGA
- the potA gene encoding spermidine/putrescine ABC transporter ATP-binding protein PotA, whose amino-acid sequence MTRPAIASFRAVSKRYGSHCALRDFDLDLREGELLTLLGPSGCGKTTVLRLLAGFETPDSGEIFLDGRKLAGVPPEARNVNTVFQSYALFPHLSVFENVAFGLKMRKLRGAEIRARTEAALRMVRMEGLGGRRPMQLSGGQQQRVALARALVNHPRVLLLDECLSALDYQLRREMQLELKRLQRQTGITFVFVTHDREEALSMSDRIAVMRAGRIEQLGPPRDIYERPANLFVAQFAGESNVLETTVTAITGPHTLTVELAGTPLLVRTDRKFDIGAGLTLVLRPEDVRVHEEAAAEGGLTGHVLERTYRGVTLDTLIALDAGPRIKASEFFREDAPALDHQPGQRVWVNWTPGWEIVLPHDAKT is encoded by the coding sequence ATGACGAGACCCGCCATCGCCAGTTTCCGCGCCGTTTCCAAGCGTTATGGCAGTCATTGCGCCCTCCGCGACTTCGATCTCGATCTGCGGGAAGGCGAGCTGCTCACCCTGCTCGGCCCCTCGGGCTGCGGCAAAACCACCGTGCTGCGCCTGCTGGCGGGCTTCGAAACTCCCGATTCGGGCGAAATTTTCCTGGACGGGCGAAAGCTCGCCGGCGTACCGCCGGAAGCGCGTAACGTCAACACGGTCTTTCAGAGCTACGCCCTGTTCCCGCACCTGAGCGTGTTCGAGAATGTCGCCTTCGGCCTTAAGATGCGGAAGCTCCGGGGAGCCGAAATCCGGGCAAGGACCGAAGCCGCATTGCGCATGGTGCGCATGGAAGGGCTGGGCGGACGCCGACCCATGCAACTGTCCGGCGGACAGCAGCAGCGCGTGGCACTGGCCCGCGCCCTGGTCAACCATCCGCGGGTCCTGCTGCTGGACGAATGCTTGAGCGCCCTGGATTATCAGCTGCGGCGTGAAATGCAACTGGAACTGAAGAGGCTGCAGCGGCAGACCGGGATTACCTTCGTGTTCGTCACCCATGACCGGGAAGAAGCTTTGTCCATGTCGGACCGTATCGCCGTGATGCGGGCGGGACGGATCGAACAACTGGGGCCACCCCGTGACATCTACGAGCGGCCGGCGAACCTGTTCGTGGCCCAATTCGCGGGCGAGAGCAACGTTCTGGAAACGACCGTCACGGCGATTACCGGTCCGCACACCCTGACCGTCGAACTGGCGGGTACTCCGCTCCTCGTGCGGACCGACCGGAAGTTCGACATCGGTGCCGGGCTCACCCTGGTACTGCGGCCGGAGGATGTGCGCGTACATGAGGAAGCCGCTGCCGAAGGCGGTCTCACCGGACACGTATTGGAGCGAACCTACCGCGGCGTAACCCTGGACACCCTCATCGCCCTGGACGCCGGACCGCGGATCAAAGCCAGCGAATTCTTCCGCGAAGACGCGCCGGCGCTGGATCATCAGCCGGGCCAACGGGTGTGGGTGAACTGGACGCCCGGCTGGGAAATCGTGCTCCCTCATGACGCTAAAACCTGA
- a CDS encoding phage protein Gp27 family protein: MPRVKAVNKLPREIREELNARLVESGFGGYAGLSEWLASQGYSIGTSALHRHGADFKEEYENEMAERRVILDTIKAAKSVAADDDGSIQDATNDAVAAENLRFLYRLRKLRDDMAPEDYGKLLSLINRANADQARSTIAMKKWRSSLRKELESKIAGLEAEAAGTVPGARKLDAETLRIIRQEVYGLV; encoded by the coding sequence ATGCCGCGCGTCAAAGCGGTCAATAAGCTGCCACGTGAAATCCGTGAGGAGCTCAACGCACGACTGGTGGAGTCCGGTTTCGGTGGCTACGCCGGGCTGTCAGAGTGGTTGGCGTCGCAAGGCTACAGCATCGGTACATCCGCACTGCACCGGCACGGCGCCGATTTCAAGGAGGAATACGAGAACGAGATGGCCGAGCGACGAGTCATCCTGGATACGATCAAAGCCGCAAAATCCGTGGCGGCCGACGACGACGGGTCGATTCAAGACGCCACGAACGATGCTGTCGCCGCAGAAAATCTCCGGTTCCTTTATCGATTGCGAAAGCTGAGAGATGACATGGCGCCGGAGGACTACGGCAAGCTCTTGTCGCTGATAAATAGGGCCAATGCGGATCAGGCACGCTCAACCATTGCCATGAAGAAGTGGCGGTCGTCTCTAAGAAAGGAGCTGGAGTCGAAAATCGCTGGACTTGAAGCGGAGGCGGCCGGCACTGTGCCGGGCGCTCGAAAGCTCGATGCCGAGACCCTGCGGATCATCCGGCAGGAGGTCTACGGGCTGGTATGA
- the potC gene encoding spermidine/putrescine ABC transporter permease PotC, whose amino-acid sequence MESSARLKPVQGRVVTTRLGRLHVLLIYAFLYLPLALLILDSFNASKYGIGWQGFTLGWYQSLANDNEILTAAGNSLAVASLAATLATIIGTLGAVGLHRYRFRGRTFLRGLLFVTLMSPDIVIAVSLLVLFLGLHLELGLFTLWLAHTSFCLPFVALTVHARLQGFDNALVEAARDLGAGEWTAIRRIELPLAAPAIAAGWLMSFTLSLDDAVVSFFVTGPDFEVLPLRIYSMVRLGVKPEVNALASLLFAVSLSFVVLAQWLLLKDRT is encoded by the coding sequence ATGGAAAGTTCCGCCCGGCTCAAGCCGGTGCAAGGTAGGGTGGTGACGACTCGGCTCGGCCGGCTGCACGTCCTGTTGATCTACGCCTTCCTCTATCTGCCGCTGGCCCTGCTGATCCTGGATTCGTTCAACGCCTCGAAATACGGTATCGGCTGGCAGGGCTTTACCTTGGGATGGTACCAAAGCCTAGCGAATGATAATGAAATCCTGACAGCCGCCGGCAATTCCCTGGCAGTGGCATCGCTGGCGGCCACCCTCGCGACCATCATCGGCACCCTGGGCGCGGTGGGCCTGCACCGCTACCGGTTCCGCGGCAGGACATTCCTGAGGGGTCTGCTGTTCGTCACCCTGATGTCGCCGGACATCGTCATCGCGGTGTCGCTGCTGGTCCTGTTCCTCGGCTTGCACCTGGAACTGGGGCTGTTCACCCTGTGGCTGGCGCACACCAGCTTCTGCTTGCCTTTCGTCGCTCTCACCGTGCACGCGCGATTACAGGGATTCGACAACGCTCTCGTCGAAGCGGCACGCGATCTAGGCGCCGGGGAGTGGACCGCCATCCGCCGCATCGAGCTGCCGCTGGCAGCGCCAGCCATCGCCGCAGGCTGGTTGATGAGCTTCACGCTGTCGTTGGATGATGCGGTGGTGAGCTTTTTCGTCACCGGCCCCGATTTCGAAGTGCTGCCGCTGCGCATCTATTCCATGGTCCGACTCGGGGTAAAACCGGAAGTGAATGCCCTCGCCTCGCTGCTATTCGCCGTCTCGCTGAGCTTTGTGGTACTTGCCCAATGGCTGCTGCTCAAAGACCGGACCTGA
- the potB gene encoding spermidine/putrescine ABC transporter permease PotB → MTLKPEVFKTVAVGLLSGWLLLFVLAPNLLVAGLSVLSRNASGFAGWPATLANYRRLADPIYLHVFAESFVTASIATLLCLLLGYPFAHGLTRARRRARPLLLTLVIVPFWTNSLLRIYAIRSLLAAKGALNNVLLAAGLIDQPMRMLYTQAAEIVGLVYVLLPFMILPLYGSLEKLDPLTLEAAQDLGAGPFRRFWHVVLPLTLPGIVAGCLLVFLPALGLFYVGDVLGGSRHLLVGNLLKDQFLEAQDWPFGAAASLVLIALLLVFLAIYAQATKRIAQNDG, encoded by the coding sequence ATGACGCTAAAACCTGAGGTCTTCAAAACCGTGGCGGTCGGCCTCCTGTCCGGCTGGCTGCTGCTGTTCGTGCTGGCACCCAACCTGCTGGTGGCGGGGTTGAGTGTCCTCAGCCGGAATGCATCGGGCTTCGCCGGCTGGCCTGCGACGCTCGCCAACTACCGGCGGCTGGCCGACCCGATCTACCTGCACGTCTTCGCCGAATCCTTCGTCACAGCATCCATCGCCACCCTGCTCTGCCTGCTGCTGGGCTATCCCTTCGCCCACGGTCTGACCCGTGCCCGGCGGCGGGCGCGCCCGCTGCTGCTGACCCTGGTGATCGTCCCGTTCTGGACCAACTCGCTGCTGCGCATCTATGCCATCCGCAGCCTGCTCGCGGCCAAGGGAGCGCTGAACAACGTGCTGCTGGCCGCAGGATTGATCGATCAGCCGATGCGGATGCTATACACACAGGCCGCCGAGATCGTCGGCCTGGTCTACGTGCTGTTACCGTTCATGATCCTGCCGCTTTACGGGAGCCTGGAAAAGCTCGATCCCCTTACGCTGGAAGCCGCCCAGGACCTCGGCGCCGGCCCATTCCGGAGGTTCTGGCACGTAGTTCTGCCACTGACCCTGCCCGGCATCGTCGCCGGCTGCCTGCTGGTGTTCCTGCCGGCCTTGGGCCTGTTCTACGTGGGTGACGTGCTGGGCGGTTCGCGCCATCTGCTGGTCGGCAACCTGCTCAAGGACCAGTTCCTGGAAGCCCAGGACTGGCCCTTCGGCGCCGCCGCCAGCCTGGTGCTGATCGCCCTACTGTTGGTCTTCCTGGCAATCTATGCACAGGCGACGAAACGCATCGCTCAGAACGACGGTTAA